One Aegilops tauschii subsp. strangulata cultivar AL8/78 chromosome 2, Aet v6.0, whole genome shotgun sequence genomic window, TATCCAtcataagagcatctctagcagccccgcatcccgccccgacccgcaaaataaccgccaaaataCGGTTCGGGGCGGGAAAACCTGCCCGATCAGACACCGCATTCGCGGCCAACCCGTAATTTTTTTTGCGGGGCACGGCAAAAGATCTCCCCCGACCTCTAGATTCACGGGGTGGGAGGACGAACCGAGCTCGGCCTCTATCCGCAGCGGGatttggcgggagggacattttCGCGCGGCCGttcccgccccccccccctcccccacacacaaacacacacacactccgCCACCATTGCCCTGCCACCTCCCGCTCCGGTGCATCTTCCCCAGCCGTCCTTCGCCGCCATGGATGACTACCTGCTGTCCCCCGTCGCCCTCGAGGTCGCGTACGCTCAATCCCCTCAGGCGGATCTCGTCGCCGGCCATGTTGGCACCATTGCGCCTGCCCGCAAGCGGCAGGGCAACGTGGTCGTGCAGGGCGGGAATCCGGCTGCCCCCGCCGCGAAGGCCCGCGCTCCGGTCGGCAACGCCGCTGCGCGATCCCGGTCGGCGGCGGAGAAGGTTGCCAAGGCATCCGGCGTAAAGCGCAAGAGGATTCCGGCTACAAAGAAGCCGGCTCCTTCATCCACTCCCTCCGCCTCGGAAAGAGGTTTCCCGGCGATGCCGCTCAATGGTGCTGCTCCCACCGCAGGCGAGGTGTTTGACGAAATGGCCGGAAGGTATGCGTCTTCGGTCATGGCAATTTCCTTTGCTTTTCGTCATTTGCGATAGCTCGTGACTTGTTGTCGTTCACTATAGCGGTGGTTCGAACAATGCAACTGCCGAGTTCGTGAGCTTGCTGGACACCAACACCGTTGACATCGATCAAGCCCCATTCGTCACATTCGATTACAATGAAACGGAGGGCGGTGTGGATGATCATGGTGGCGAGGAAGAAGTGGAGGAGATCGATGAGGGGGCGTATGAGCAATCGCAGACAAAAAGTGGAAAATGCCAGAGATCaaagaactacacgatcttggaaGATCAAATCTTGATCCAGGCATGGAGGACGGTGTCTCTTGATACATGCACGAGTACTTCTCAAACCGCCAAGAGGTATTGGCAAAGGATCGAATATCAATACTTCCGCATGATGGCAAAGTATCCCAATAGGACTTCACGCACCTTTCGGTCGCTTCAAGAGCGTTGGGATGTGATCAAGCCTATTTGCAGCCGTTGGGCAGCTTGCTTGGAGCAAGTACGCAATGCAGCGCCAAGTGGAACCGTGGAATCCGACTATGTGAGTTCGTTTTGACTTTGTTCAAGTTGTGCACAGCATATTGCATCATATGAAATGAGCATCATTTGACTTTGTTCAAATTGTGTAGGACAAAATTGCCCAACATAGATACAAAGACATGGAAGCTTTGGAAGGCAAATTCTTCAAACTTCAGCATTGTTGGGACTTGCTCAAAGAGTGCGAGAAGTGGAAGTTGATTGACAAAGAATCCCCACCGAAGAGAGGttcacttacaaacatggatgaagatgaggatgatgatggcccaagaaacttgaacaagcccgatggcggcaagaagactaaggagaagatgaagagagaGCACGAAGAATCGAGCTTAAGGGAGAAGATTGATGTCATGGTGCAATCAAATGAGTTGATGTTATTGAAGTCGTTGGAGATCAAGAAAGAGTTGGCCGAGAAGAAGGCAAGGGAGAAGCAAGAAAAATGGCAATTGCTCAAGGAAGAGGGGCTGCGCAAAGCGGCCATTGAGGAGAGAAGAGCACGTGCCACTGAAAAAACAAAGCCATGTCCAAGTCGCTCGCCGAAGAGAACAAGATCATGACAATGAAGCGCAATGACATGGACGACCTCACCAAAGaatggcatgatatggcaagaagagaaatcttgaagaggaGAATGGTTGCGTCGGCCAGTGCGTGTTACAGTGCCGGAGATGTTTTCTCGGCGGGTTTTGGAACCAATGTCGATGATTTCGGCGGGGGTTGGAACAAGCGCCGGAGGTGGATTCAGTGGTTCCGATGAACTCCATGGACTCGATGGCGCGGAGTGAATATCGACCAAGATGATGTCGGACGTGGTCGTCACTTTTGCAAGACCCTCTTTTGCGTTTGTCCTACAAAACCTAAGCTTTTATTTGCGCGTGAACTGTGTTCTATATTTGACTTTGAACTTATTTGTCGGAACCGATGCCAAATTCGATAATTGGGTGTCTTTGGTTTGCAGGTCGACGCGGCGGTGCCCGAGCAGACCCCGCGTAGCCGACCCGTAAAAGAGCATATTCGCCGAATATTCTTTTATACGGGTCCATTTTGCGGGGtctgggtgtcggtgtcaaaaccggcatatctcgggtagggggtcccaagctgagCGTcctggatcgatgggtaacaggagacaggggacacgatgtttacgcaggttcgggccctcttaatggaggtaataccctacttcctgcttgattgatcttgatgaatatagagattataagagttgatctacctcgagatcatatgttgtggtctaaaccctagaagtatgatgagtaatgtcataatgatctatccactagcctggcctcggcttatataacataccagaggcctaggacaacaagagtcctagtcgaatacgccggtggagaggagtccttgtcttgatcaccaagtcttgtggaatcttcctcgtatatgcatcggctgtccgaactggcccatgagtaaacggccaCGGGGGTtttcggcccaatccaactgatcgggagacgacgtggtgagtatccctagtccaggacaccgtcactgGGTCTCACCTCGCCCGCGCCGGCCTGCATACACACTTTTCCCCGAACTGCAAAACACTTATGCGAGTTGGGATTttacggggtctgctagagttgctctaataGTCTTTTCACTTCTCTCTCTAGAAAAAACAGCCTTTACCGGCCCAATATAGCAATTTCtgtcatgagttcaaaaaattccaaaatgcAAGTGGGTTTCTACGTATTGCCATGTTTTCAGGTACAATGAGTTAATTTCTGATAGCTGAAGCCAGTTTGATCATGTTTTGCAGCGTGATTGTACTCGTATGCCGATGACCAGAAGAATTTGCGTAGGGCGAAAACGTGCGAGGCAGGGTGTTTGTTACTGAGTTGACCATGACGGTTTGCGGTTCTTTCCAGTTCTTAGGTGTTGTGCAGCATGGCCATATAGTTGATGGTACTTCTTTTCTTTGCGGGTATATAGTTGATGGTACTATGGTAGAGTAGTTTGGGCAGACCGTGGCCCTGATGTTTAAGTGTTGTGGAGGGTTTTTTTTGCAGGGAAATTGTTCGAATTCGATTTTGTTTCATTTCAGTGAAACCGGGAGCGCCGAAGCTCGTAGATttgaaagaagaagaaaattagAGACAGAAAAGTACTGAAAACCAAACATCTCAAGCTGAAGCCATAACACTGTAGGAGTATGCTACTAGCCCTACTGTGGCAATCTTAGGCTGCTAGAACCAAAAGGGTCTAACTGCAGATCTCAAACCCCGACTCGATCGACTCCTAACATATGCAACCAGCTAAATCACCAGCTTCGTCGTCTCATGCGACCGCTCCGGCTCCCTCTGGTGATCCCTGCATGATGATGATCAGTCAGATAAGATAAGAACAGAGAGTTCAGAAACATAGTTGGATCTACAGAAACATGCTAGTTCAGAAACGTGCATGCAGCACCATGTGAAGAAGAGAGAACATTTCTTACCTTGTCGCGTCGCGGTCGATCAGCCCGACGCGCAGGCCGGCTTGCGAGGTGGGAGCTGGTGATGGGGCGTCCTCTGCACGCAACAAACAGAGCAGATGCATCGATTACTTACACCGCGGTTCAGCTCTGAAAGTCTGAATGATAGATGCTTGCAGTGCAATGTAATGCAGTGTGCAGTTGAGATGGGACAAGGATCACAACCTACCTTTAGCTTTGGCTTCAAGGACTCGATTGCCGCCGCCTGTGCGTTGTTGCTTGCAGCTTGCTGAAGCAAAGGAGGAAACACAAGATTCAGACAAGGGGTTTTGTGGATGTAGCACACATCTAACTTGTCAGGGCAGTATAGTATAGATGATATTCAGTTTTTGGATTACACCAGTACCTTGCCGAGGACCCAGTCCGCGGAGTCGAAGTAGGCGCGCTCATGGTCCTGAAGTAGCAGTAGTAGAATAGAAAATCAATGCAAACAAATATAACCAGATCCTCATTCTGAATACATTTCTTCAGGCTCATGGAACGCTCATTGCCATAACTCGTGTATTAGTTTCAGAAAAcaatagtggtagtactagtgcGACAGCCTCTTCTATAATTGTTTATGAAACGACTGTGATGAAACAAGTCCATGGCGATTGAGTGTGTTGGAAGCCAAGCTTGATGATGAACGTTCGCGCTGTTGCGTACCTTTGAAATCAGAGGCTTCTTTGGTGCAATTCCTCCGAACTTCTTCTCAGTGACCGTCTGCAACTCAAAAAAATTCAGGGGTTTCAGAGTTCGACTTTTCTTAACGGCCTAAAAAAATCAGCATCAAAGAATCTGCAGAACAGTACAAAGATAAACAAATGACTTGTGTAAAGTTGACGCAGTGATTATATGGTTTGTATGTGTAGTCAACAAAAGCAACCCCCTCCCATGGCCCTATCGATCGACGACACGCatgatttgatttgatttgatttgaccGGTTTTGTTGTGTAGCTGTTGGGGATAAGTGGAAGAAAAGATATGCACTGCGTGGCCGGGGTGCGATTCAAATAAGAAGACTCCAATCTCCCGTGCTGTGCAAAAGTCTCTCTTTTGCGCTAGAAAATTAGACAGCACGCGACTAGTTAGATGCCCCAACCGAAGAGTGTTCTCCTTTGTGCTGGAGTGTTATTCTGGTAACCGGTCCGGAAATAAAATGTTCAGATAACGCTCCTCGTCCTCGGCATGCTGTATGAAGAAACATCAACGGGCCTAAAATAAAATCTTGAGATAACGCTCAGCTAGAAAATATCTTCCGGTAACCGGTCGTCGACACGCAACACTGCATTGTTTCTACGCCAACTCACAGGGAGAGGGAGGAAAAATCGAGAGCAAGACAGCATCAACGATAGCAACAGGGCACCGCCTGTGAGCGGTGAAACGGAAAAATTCCTCAAGAAACTGGTTGGTCTCCCTTGAAACTTTCTCAGGAACAGGGGATGGGTTCTGAATTCAGAGAGATGGCGTCGATCAAGATACCTGCTGTCCCATGGTGGATGCGGACGAGTTGCCGTTGCCGTTGCCGTTGCAGCCAGTCATCTGGTCGATCTCCCCCCGTCGGATATATCCACAGCAAACAAGacgacgacgaagaagaagaagaagaagaagcaggtTTCAGCAGCAGGCCCTGGGAGTCTGGAACAGCAGATGGACAATCGGGGGCTATATAATAAGCATGTGCTTGCGCGAATCCGTGTGAATTGCGCAAAGATTTGGGGTAGGTGAGGGGGGCACCTACTGTGTGGAAGCGAGGGACGGAAGGGAAGGCGATCGAGGGCGACGGCGATGCGGATGGCTCGATCGTGAACGGAGACGGGAGAAAACGTGTGAATGGAAATGGCCTATATATAGCGAGGGAGCTGGGAATATGCCCGTGGATGTGGCCGGGGGAGGGAGGGGGTAGGAAGGAAAAGGCAGGAAAAAGGTGGCGATTTTTACCCGGTCGCGCGTGGAGAACTCGTGGTTTAGATTAGAGAGATGTTAATTCGCTTATGACTTTCCTAGTATATGGCGGGGCGCGTGGTAATTCTGTAATTAGGAGTGAGGTTATTTGCTTCCAAGTTTGCGGCGATGGCGTCCATGGCAGCGTGTTATTGTGTCCCCCTTCCTGTCGCGCTACGCGCCATGGTTTGCTTGCTTGGAAGGTAAAGAGATCGCCGCACGGGAGACAGCACCCCTGATTTGTAGTGCTGCTTGTCCTCCAACCCCTAATCTGTCAATGAAAATCAGATagctttttttttgcgggtggaTAAAAATCAGGTACGTGCAAGTACAGTAGGTGCGATCCTGGTGGTGGTTCAGGTAGGGATCCCATGACAAGAACCTGATAAATACTCAGCTTGAAAgtcgttcttatattatgggaccgGGGAGTAGCAAATAAGCAGAATTAGCCGAACGCCTGAGTGCATGCAGATAAACAAACAacataagagcaactccaacggggcgacccatttcgtccgctcACGTCCGTTTGGGTCGCCGCGGACAAAACGCCGGGCCAACGCACCGACCCATTCTCAAAATCTGTCTGCATCACGTCCGTGCGGACCCATTTCGGGCCCAAAATTACGCCTGAAATGCATCGGCGCGGACGCGCCGCGCGTCCCCTCGATGTCCGCCGTGGTCCCACTTATCGGCCGCCCAACCACCACCCACTTCTTATTAAATGACAACACCTACCTCGGGCCCGCTTGGCAGCGTGTGGAAGATCCGCGAGCCCGTCCTTTTTAATGGAAGCGTGTGGCGGGGCCGGCCTCATCCACTTCCAACACCCGTCCACATCTGGCCACACCGTGCTCCCTCGCCGGCGACTAGGAACCCTAGCAAGCCCAAACCACCATGGTGCTTTTCAGTGGCAAGGGAAGGGGGAAGCTGACCCCTGGTGCGAGCTCTTCCCGCGGCTCGCCGGGGCGAGCTCTTTCACCGTCGCCTCCTAGACACGGCTCGCCACCGGAGCGGCAACGTCTGTACATACCAGTCCATCAGGCGCGGTGGCACTGGCAGTACCGCCGGCCACTGCAGTATCCGGATGTCAACCTGCCTCACGGCTGGCATCTGGATCCGCAGCGGATCCCTATTCCAACAGTGCCACGCACGCCGCGGGCACACGCCGAGGAGGTTCGCTGGCGTCGTGAGGCCCTCACTCCGGAGCAGCGGCAGATGCGTGCCTACGCGCTAGACTCCCCCAACTGGGAGCGCTGGTTCGCACTAGAGCACGAGGAGGAGCGCCGCCAGGGCGTCCACGTCGACCACgacgttcctccgccgccgcctgaggTTTTGCCGCACGAGCAGGACGAAGAGGCGGCGTACCAAGCCACCCTCGAGCTAGCCCAGCAGCACGCGCTGGAGGCGAGCGGGATTGAGGAGGAGGCCCAATGAGTTGGGACATATTTGGACTTTCTAGAAAGTGAGGTGGACCCGTGCTTTAGAGAGAATGGGCCTTTTCCACCAGACACATGCCCTACAATGTTCAACAATACTACAATATGCTGATGATACTATTTttcatctacaagatgacatagaaaGTGCAAAAAAATGAAATTCATTATGTGTGCGTTTGAGCAAATGTCTAGACTCGCTATTAATTTTCACAAGAGTGAGTTGTTTCTTTTTGAGGATGCTAATAACAAAAGAGGGGAATATCAAGAAATTTCTACATGTGGTATGGGGACACTTCCTATGAAATATTTGGGTGCGCCTATATTTGGTATTAGAATTAGAAGGTCTTGTGTGACTAACAAAATAGAGAAAAGATGTAGATGTTGGCAAGGGTAACTCTTGGGATCAACTGCTGGGAGAATCACACTAGTGCAATCCTGTTTGACCAATATACCCCTTCTCATGATGTCTTTCTATCCTATCCCTGTTGGTGTGCTCAAGAAAGTTGATTTCT contains:
- the LOC109738420 gene encoding uncharacterized protein, producing the protein MTGCNGNGNGNSSASTMGQQTVTEKKFGGIAPKKPLISKDHERAYFDSADWVLGKQAASNNAQAAAIESLKPKLKRTPHHQLPPRKPACASG